The genomic window AACAGAACAGGAGCTCCTCCACACAGTCAGCGTCTGACGTACACTGTAAGTGAAGTTGGATCCTATTCGTGTGCGTTTGCTGGCCCAGCGGATTCCGCCACGTTTGAAGTTACTGGTATGTACAGAACTCTTTCATCAAAgacctaattattaattattcttATGACAGCTCCGGCAGAAATTCTCAGTTCAACGCAGAGTCCAGTGACTCTCAATGGGTCATCTATTTCAATATTCGTCGAAGCTAGACAGTATCCGGATGTACCAGAAATCAGCTGCGCAGATTTGACAGGCGAAGTATCAACATTAGAATATCCAGATGACGCTAACTACAGGAGAGCTACATTCCCTGTATCAACAGCGCAAACCGTGGAGTGCCGAATCGTTGGAACTGACAAGACAGTGAGTATAATCATTGAGGAAGGTGTCTCATCTGAGACAGAGACGGGTCCTATCTTCGGTCTTCCGGACTGGTATGACTACTTGGTCATTGGCATAATTGTTCTTGTTCTTGTTCTATTGCTCTCTATTTTACTACTTTTTCTTATTCGATGGTGGAGGCGCGGTAGAATGCTGTCATGCTGTAACTTCAATTCAAGTGAGTCCACTCTAGCAGGAgacgagtaagacgaatgTCGACGCATTTTTTACAGTTAGCAACGTTCGGAAATTCAACACGGATGCCCCTATGAGGTACGTCTGTCGGGGGAAagagaacaaaaagaaaaacgcttttgtGATTTAGAGATCTGTCGAAGGCACCCGTTTacgaagaaattctctcCACTGGCGGCGGAAGCAAGAATCTTTTCGATGAGAGACGAATGACGGAGAGTCGAGCGTACGAGTCTTTTAAAGAGGTTGCTAAACAGCGGTCCGATGAAGGTTTGAATTTGCATTCCAATCGCCTGTACGATCACATGCCTCCGCCAGCATCAGTCACGCTTTTGTGAGCAGCTTTAGGATGTGTGACTCGTGATTAACTGTTGTTGAACCCCAGTTTGTAAACCATTATTACATTGGTATctctgaaagaaagaaactaACTAGTAagtcacacacacacacacacacacacacacatgcAATTCACCGTCAGTTCTCTCTGACCAGTCTCGCAGAAGAAGACTTCTTTTGCTCTGACacatcgattttttttttattttctctagGAAGCATTGTACAGCCGGCGACATCGCAGTACATCCCAAAGCGAACGCGTGAGCGTCTTTGCCCAGAAACAGTAAAACGCCGAATTGgcgagaaaattaattaaaatgaataATGAAACCAGTGGCTACGAAGAGTTTATCCTATTTGCGGTTAGAATCGCGGGCAATGCTCTTGTAGTTATATAGTCTGCCAGTGGCTGAGTGCAATATAGTCAAGGCCGTCAATCTCTCCGattcaattaatcaattctGTAGTTATAACTGCAACTTTAGGCGTGTAACCCAACCGCACAGACCTTTTTGTTAATAGCTAATCATGCCGTTCGTTTATGTCCATGCAGCTGGGATACTTTCTTGTATCTAAAGAGTGCGAGTCGGCTTGTGAAGACCTCCGAAGGACTTCAACATTGGGCTTCTAGCTATTCGGCCACGATGCCTAGCTCTGCCCTTCCTGCCCTGAAGACATATGACATGGTAAAGGCGGCTCTTAGCTCGAAGGGATTTTCCCCTTTCTCGCGTGATTTTTCTAGTGGCTGCTCTATCGTCATTGGTTTTCTGACCAAGAGGCGGGGATTTTGTGTATAAGGCCATTTTTTTGTCTACAGGCGAGTAGCGAAAGTGAAACCATTTAATGACCTTGTGACGCAgtgtttatttttagaaCGATTTTCCTGTAACACACAGTGCGTACttgaacgagaacgagaccaGCCATTATGTTCGGTGCGACAATAGCAGTCGTCTCAGTGGAAGTATTCGCTCTTCTTTTGGGTACAAACCGACTCAAGGCTCCCGTTTCGTTGAAACGACGCAATGCTTCCTACTGTagatcttttctcttcgctaACTCATGGAAAGCTCACGAGCTACATGAACGTGCACGGTCGCCATAAATACTTCATTTTGGAGAACGCGACATCTCCGGACTTCCTGGAGTGCGGCGGCGCGTACGACAACGGGGAAAAAGGACTGGCGATTCACCTGATGCTGTACAGGGATCCGGATCACCAGACGCCTACCGTGACCATGACAAAAAGCGGAAGCATTCCCGTGTGGCCGCATCAGCGCGAATACACCTATTCGTGCTCCGACGACAGGCTTGcaaacggcggcggagctCCCATTTCGAGCGGTTTTTGCAAGTTTGGAGTCACACGGGTGGGGGTAAGCGTGGAGTTTTCGGGCCGTTACGACTGTTTAGTGCAAAGCGCTGGCACGCGCGCGGGTACTTCAGAGGCGTCTAGTCCTGGCTCGGTTCTTCTTGAGGTCTACGGTAAGGCTTTGTTAATTACGACGGTTCTGGTTCGAATCGGACGCTGTATAGATCAAGAAATTCTCGTAGATGGGTCGCAGTCTCAGGATCCTTCGAGCGGCATAGTCGACGAGGGCTTCCAACTGTCGTTCTCTTGCGGTTTCAATCGTCAGGCAGACATATCGTTGCTCACAATACAATGGAGACGCAACGGTGTCAGTGTTTACGAGAAAGCACTGTCTGACTTGACTACTCCGTTTGTGTACAAAATCCAGAAGGCGTCGCCGGCAGACGCCGGACTGTACGAGTGCGTTGTCGTATCCagaagcgacggcgattaTGTCATTGACACTCTGAAAGCAGAAAATCCAGTGGTAGTAAATCATAATTGTAAGGGCAAAAGAATCCGTAAATTGCGTCTGTATGAGCTGTTGTGTTTGTGTCTAGATGCTCCCCGGGTGgtgttcttttcttcacctttTAGTGAAATtcatcagaagaagaaaatgccGGAAGTTAATGTTCCTCAGggagaaacgtttcttctgAATTGCAACGTTAGCGCTTTTCCCTTTGCTACAGtcaacaaacaaaaaatgaaaaaggagcacGTTTCTATAACAACAACTTTTCATGACGCCACTCGTGAAGACAGTGGTGTCCACTGTTGCGAGGCAGTCAACAAGATGGGTAGAGTTAGTCGATATATCGAAGTTCTCGTCTACGGTACGATAGCTCAATATTAAAACGTTTGCAAAATGCTACAGTTTTCTCATTTAGTTGCAGCAAAAATAACGTTTTTTGGGGTTCATGGAAATGAGAATGCCTGTCTTCTCCAAGGAACAGAGGCCTTGCTGCAGTGCAATGCAGTTGGGAGCTCTTTTCTGACGGTTTGGATCGTCAACCCAAATGGAACAGTGGTGCGCGAATCTAGGGAGTATGATAACGCCGAAGTTGCGTACCCTTTACCGACGGCGACGCTAACCAAAGAAGAAACCTTTGTTTGTCATATGCGCAGCACCCGTGACGAAGAAATCACAAAGGAGTACAAGTTTTGCGTTAGGCCAGGTAAACAAATCATTTATATTATATTGATTTGACATATGACCTGGTCTTTTCAACGAAGATTCATTCGGAACAACTATTATCGAAAGCGCCGCTGGTGGCGGAGGTGGTCTTTTGATactctttgtctttgtggTCGCTCTGATTGCCTGCTGTAGAAAAAGGTGCACAATTAGGTTTTGTTTGAAGCTTTTTCTGTAAACAGTTCTTATTAGACGGCGCGACACGAATCAGTCCAACCCTGATTCCTTGATTCCATCACGTCCTAAAACAGGTGCCAGCCGATTGCTATCTTCTGTGTTTGCTGTATTACGTGCGTTCTGTAGATGATCAAATAGAAATCATTGCCCAGATCATATGTTATGACTGGATTGACGTTCTTCGCGGCATTGAACCATCGTTTGAGGACGGAGACTCGTTTCTCCGCAGTGTCAAAACTGGTGAGCGTCGAGGCGGCGAAGCTGATTCCGTGATCTTCTGCTTGAAGAAGTGGATTGAACAAAACCCGAGAGATGCCTGTAATTTGCTTTCAGCGGTGTGCAGTGCTGCTGAAGCAGCAGACAGGAAAGACCTTGCAGAGAAACTTGCtgcaaaatttcaaaatttcccAAACATGTTGGACAATGTAAGATTTTCGAAAGATTTACAATTAcgtgttttaattaatatttgttCTAATATAGACCGGGCGTTAACAATGTCttctgatttttcttctttgcgaGCTGAGGCGAGTCGCGGCTCGGAGCGGAGATGAGCACAAACCAGTTGACGTCTTCAAGAGTTACTGTCGATTCTAAACTGTATTTACTAGTATACATATAGATACTATACAGTATACTGTATAGCCATTTTCACAGGTGGGAATCTGTAATTCTACATTGTAATCGTACTGCCTCTTTCGAACATTCAATACAATAGTTGAATTTAGACGTCACTGAACTGCCGTAGCTCCTCCTCCAGACAAGCGCGCGCTCGTTGGTTCGCGTTCCTTCcttctttgactttttctggTAAACACGCACTCTGGAGTCTCCTTACagagttcgttttcttggtGTTTTCTTCAAATACGGGCTTGTACAGCTTCAAAACACTGAAGTTGCACTTCGCGATGCTGGTTTCGATACAAGTCGCctcgatctcttcttttgGTTAGACTCATAGCTCCTCAGCCAAACGAAGATGGACGTTAACCGGTTTTTAGGTCTCCTTCCACCGAAGGGAAGCGTCGTGaacgaaaatgaaaatggcTTGTTCACTGGTAGGTGTTCGCTCGTCTCTAGCTCTCCTTGTCGCATGAACAAATCGCCGCTTTGATGCTACGGGCATGATTGGCATCTTAGCTGGATTCTGCTGGAGCAATCAAagaattattaattaggtaAGTGTTAGCACGGATTGTGGTATCAGTTTCTTCCCAGTAACGAGTCTCCGTCTCTCTCCATCTCCGGCAATGTCCAGAGCAACGCAGTATCTGCGCACGCCCTGAAATGCCTTTGTCGAGTGCTTTCGTCGGCCTCGCGCTTATAGCGACACTTGGAAGTACTGTAGGATATCTGTTGAGTTGGCGCATCGTAACATTTGTTTTAGATTGTCAGATTTCGCTATTCCTTTCATTGCCATCGACCTCTATTCTTGTGAATGGAGGAGACTATTCGTCGGGAATTATAGTCTGTGTTGCCACAGGGGCGACTTCTCTCCAGTTGTTTCGAGTCGATGCGCAAGGAAGTCGTAGTGTCGTTATTTCCCAATCAATACATATTCCCAACGGTTTTGTCTTGACTTTGTCTGACTCTAATGTCGGCGTTGACACGGCTGGTCTTTACCAATGCGAAGCCAAAGACAATTCAGCGACGACAAAGCGAGAAAATGCTACCATTTACGTTGATGGTATAGTTTTCAAAAAGGTACATTTCCAAAGAAACATTCTGTTCTGTAATTAGTCCCACCTTACGTGAGAGGCGTTTTTGCTCATTCTAATCCATCAAGTGGTGCTGTGACTGAGGGAGGGTCATTCTCAATCATCTGCTCCGCAGATGCATCAATCAGCCCTACTCCAGTCATTAATCTACTTCACATGGGATCTGTTTCGAACAGTATCATGGGCTACGAACTGATCTACGTTGTTGGCAGTGCTAGCAAAGCAGATCAAGGCAGTTACGAGTGTTTTGTGCAAAATCGGCAGGGCAATGCAACAAAAAGCCTaccaaattcaatttctgttttaggtaaATAGACGTATGTTTTGATTTGCTTTTGTTTGGGCTTATATGGTCGTTTAGTACCAGCCAATGTAGATAGATTTACGACCGTTATCAATGTTCTGAATAATGGACGAGTCGAAATAGAAGAGGGAAGTGACGAGCAATTAGAATGCATTGCTTCGGGAGATCAACCGCTGACAGTCAAACTACGTCACAACACTCAATCTCTTATTGAAAGTGTCAGTTCAACTGTCAGAGCTGTGTTGACGTCAGTAAAAATCGGGCAGGATGATGGAACATATACATGCACGGCAGTCAACAATGTAAAAACGGATGAAGTAAATCTTACCATCGCTGTTTACAGTAAGACCATCGCGCCTTCTTAGTGAGCTTTAATTAGTCATGTGTCATGTTTTTGTAGGGAAAGCATTCGTCAGATCTTTTAATAATAATGCACGTCAATGCGTAAGAAGCGGTGCAGTAGTCAAGCTTGAGTGCGTAGCAGAGGGACTCCCCATGCCTGATGTCAGAATAATTGGTCCGCCTGGCATTACATTACGGTCTGCGAAGGGAAAAGCAAGCTACAGTTTTAATGCTGCTGAGAATGCTATTCGCACGTACACGTGCAGTGCCAGGAATAAATACAACACGCAAAATAGAACGTTCACAGTACGCGTTGCACGTAAGTGAAAGGTGACTATTTAGAAATGGGCGATAGATCTATTTAGGCAAGCCTGCTGCTCCCACGGGTTTAAAAGTCAGTGATGGTTCATCAGGAGCTAATGAACTGAAGTTCATGTGGACGACGCCCGTTTTCTACTGTCATACTGACTTTCCTATCACGAGATATAGATTCTTTTGTACAGGAGGAGGGTCTACACGGGTTGACAAGTTTCTATCTGCACATTTTACAGAGTATGCTGTACCAGAATCACGGTTTCGTTCAGGAGTTCACTACAGTTGCTCAGTAATTGCAGAGAATAATATCGGGCAAAGCGGCCAAAGTGATCCCTTTCTACTCAGGAGTGAGTGTACTGTTGAGATCAGATATTTTTTTACCACGTTGTGTATAGAACCTAGCAGATCTCCTGGAACGCCAACTGCTGTGACGACGCCAAGATCGGCTCTTGTAACATGGACCGTGAGTTTTTGAACTTTTTGCTGTATTGTTTCATAACCTGAGAATGTAGGCCATACCCACAAAGGATCGGCGCGGAGTCATTCGAAAGTACACAATCGACGTTGCGTGTGTATCAGCTCTCTGCCGAAGTCAACCACCATCATTGTCGTCTACATCGTTGCGACGAAACATAGACGGACTGTCTCCCAACACGGAGTATAGAGTGACCGTGAGTGGCCACAACGTCATTGGAAAAGGACCCCCAAGTTCGCCGTTCGCTTTCAGAACTAAACCTGATAGTAAGCGGAAACTCTGTTGAAAGATGATGACATTTACATGACTGGTGTGCACGTACGCAGAGCCAAGTGGGCCACCACAGTCGTTCGCCATTCCTCGACAACTCGTTTATCCGACCAATTTCACGGTGATGTGGCAGGTTTGTGGGAGTGAACATCATCGCTATAAATGAGATATAACACGAGATGTAGAAAATATCGTTGAATCAACAAAATGACGCAATTACGTCGTACACAGTGTATGTTGAATGCGAGACTGCATCATCAAATTGTTCCACTACGAAATCAGTTGATGCTCCACTTCTGAGAGTTGCGATCACCAATCTAAGTCCGTTCACCTCATACACAGTGACGGTGTCAGGATCGAATAAAGAAGGCGAAGGACCAAGAAGTTCTTCTGTACGTGTCACTACCGCACAAGGAGGTATGAGCATTTCTTTCCTTACTTCAGCGTTTTCATCATGCAATGTTTTCTAGTACCTGGTCCAGTGCAGAATTTGATGGCCACTCCGTTCAATGCAAGAGCAGTGAATGTGTCTTGGACGGAGCCATCCGCTCTAAACGGAGAGCTTCAGCGCTACGATGTTACCTATTCGCCCAGTGGAACGACTATCTACGCAATTACGCCTTCAATTGTGATAGGAAATCTAATGGACGAGAAGTACACATTTGAAGTAAGCGTGGTGACTGGAGGAGGAACCAGTCAACAGAGAACAGCGGAACAGCGTCCCGTCTGTAAGACGATTTTGTTGTTTGTAACGTTACGTCAATGCAGACTCTGATTTTATAGTTCCTCCCACAGTATCAGGTCCCGAAAAGACCATTCCTTTGGAGTTCAACTCCAAAAGAGCAATTTCATGTGACTTTCGAAGCTATCCGTTCAAAGGAGTGGCCAAACTGATGAGATCTAATGAGGACCTGACTTCATCAGCCGACGTCAGTAACAGAACAGAAGCTCCTCCACACACTCAGCGTCTGATATACACTGTAAGTGAAGTTGGATCCTATTCGTGTGCGTTTGCTGGTCCAGCAGATTCTGCCACATTTGAAGTAACTGGTATGTATGAAACTCTCTAATCAAGCAACttattttaataaataattctttGACAGCTCCGGCagaaattctgaattcaACGCAGAGTCCGGTGACTCTCAATGGGTCATCTATTTCAATATTCGTTGAAGCTAGACAGTATCCGGATATACCAGAAATCAGCTGTGCAGATTTGACAGGCGAAGTGTCAACATTGGAATATTTAGATGGGGCTAACTACAGGAGAGCTACATTTACTGTATCAAAAGCGCGGACTGTGGAGTGCAGCATTGTTGGAACTGACAAGACAGTGACTATAGTCATTGAAGGTGGCTCATCTGCGGGAGAGACGGGCCCAATCTTTGGTCTTCCGGGCTGGTATGACTACTTGGTCGTTGGCATAATTTTTTTGGTTCTTATTCTATTGCTCTTTATTTTACTACTTCTTCTGATTCGATGGTGGAGGCGCGGTAGAATGCCGTCATGCTGTAACTTCAATTCAAGTGAGGCTACTCTAGCAGGAGACGAATAAAACAAATCTTTTTTCACAGTTAGCAACGTTCAGAAAGTCAAAAAAGATGCTTCTATGAGGCGGCGTATACATCTCGGGgtaaagaaagcaaaagaaataaaacgATTTTTGCAATGTATACATCTGTCCAAGGCACCCATTttcgaagaaattcttcccAAGGCACCCATTTACGAAGAAATTGGCCCCACTGGCGGCGAGAGACAAACGTCGGAGAGTCGAGCGTACGAGTCTTTTAAAGAAGTTGCTAAACAGCGGCCCGGTGAAGGTTTGAATTTGCGTTCCAATCCCTTGTATGATCACATGTCTCCGCGAGCATCAGTGACGTCGCTCTAGAATGTGTGACTCGTGATTTACTGTTGTTGAACCCCAGTTCGTAAACCATTATTACATTGGTACAGTATCTCTGAAAGAAACTAACTAGTAAGtctcacacacacacacacacacacacgcacacacacATGCAGTTCTCTCTGACCAGTCTCGGAGAAGGAGACTTCTTTTGCTGACACatcaatttttctcgttttcactAGGAAGCATTGTGCAGCCGGCGACATCGCAGCACATCCCAAAGCGAACGCGTGAGCGTCTTTGCCCAGAAACAGTAAAACGCCGAATTGGcgagaaaattaaaatgaaaaatgaaacCAGTGGCTACAAAGAGTTTATCCGGTAGCACAACCGTCTGCAGTCTTGAATATTAGGCAACTCTTTATGATCTGATCATCTCTGCCCGGCTTGTTTCACTGGTAATGTGAGCGTTGACTCAGTTTGTTTCAACCTTCCCTGATGATACGAgatgagtcgatgacgatcACATGATGGTAAAGGCAGCGCTCTTCCTCCAAATGGGACTTCCCCTGATTTTCTAGCTTCTCCGTGACTTTGTTTTCTGACCAAGAGGCAGGGATTTTGTGTACAAGGCAATAGGcgtcattttcatttgtCGGCAGGCACGTAGAGAAAGGGGTCAGCTCAGAGCCGGCGACGTTGTGACGTAATATCTACTtatttttaggtcaatgACTTCATCTTTTTGCACCTATCGCGATTGAGAGGCATTCCTACTCATTTCAACTGCAACGAGAAACGAGGCCGCAATCCTGTTCGGTGCCGACTCACCAACGATAGCAGTCATCTCGGCGCAAGTCTTCGCTCTTCTCTTGGGTAGACAAACCGACTCGAGGCCCTCGTCCCGTTGCAACGACACCGTGCTTCTGTTTTCTAggcattttctcttcgctaACTCAAGGAAAGCTCACGAGCTACATCACCGTCCACTATCGCCGAAAATACTTCGTTTCCGATCAGCCGACATCTCCGAACTTCCTGGAGTGCGGCGGCGCGTACGACAACGAGGTAAAAGGACTGGCGATTCACCTGAAGCTGTACAAAGATCAGGATAAACAACAGCCTATCGCGACCATGACGAAAAGCGGAAGCACTGCCGAGTGGCCGCAGCGCTATATACACCTATTCGTGCTCCGACGACAGGCTTGTAAACGGCGGCGGGGCTCCCATTTCGAGCGGGTCCTGCAAATTCGGAGTCCTCCGCATGAGTATGGAGTTTTCAGGCCGTTACTGGCACGGGTCATTCAGAGTCATCTAGTTCGGAAGTTCTTCTCGAGATCTACGGTAAGGCTTCATAACGACGTtgcgacgaatttctttttgattagACGTTTTCTAGATCAAGAAATTCTCGTAGATGGGTCGCAGTCTCAGAGTCAGGATCCTTCGAGCGGCATAGTCGACGAGGGCTCGACACCCAAAGGTCATAAGCCAGAAAACCCATCCTTGAGCTCATTTTTGGCGTCGTTGCAGCCTGAAAACGTCTGAAAATGCGATGAAACGATCTTAGTCTTGTCACGTGATTGCAACCCAATGCGCAAGTCTAAAATGCTGCTAGTCGCTCTTCTTGTCTTGTCGCTTACGAAACctcaaagtaagaaaaagaaaacaaatatGCCACCAGTGAGTGCTTTTAGCAGATTGTCAGGCGTCCGTCACAGTCCATGTTCGCTTGCCTTCTACACACATCTTGGTGGCAGGAAAATCTTATGGCAATGGAATAATAACTTGCTTTGCTACTGCGAGCCCAACACTAGTGCTAGAATTGTATCGCATCGACAGTCAAGGAAATAGACGAATGGCCATGAATGGTGACGGAGATGGAagatttgtcgtcgtcgacgcgtcttTTGCCGGTGTCCTTACTGCTTCTCTTACTAACGCGAAAATAAGCGACAGTGGAATCTACGAATGTGTCGCTCACGACAACAATGCGACAGATCGAAAGAACGTTACCATTCACGTGGACGGTAGGCATATTCAGAATATTAATTGAATATACTGTATGAACTCCAGTGCCACCTTCTGCAAGCAAAATTATTGTGCTTTCAACTGCTTCAAATGGCATTGTTCCTCACGGGATGTCATTTTTAATCAATTGCTCAGCCGATGGATCAATCAGTCCTATTCCAGTCATCACTTTGAGTCATGAGGGGAATGTCATTGGCACCGTGACAGGTCACCAACTTCTTCATACTGTATTCAGTGTGACAGAGTCAGATGAAGGCAACTATACGTGTCAGGTTAGTAATCGTCAAGGAAATGTaatgaaaagtcttcctAATTTGATTGATGTAGTACAAGGTACGGGCAATAACGCTTTTGGATTTTATATGACTTATTTTGATTCTAGTACCAGCAAATGTCAAGGCGTTTACGTCAGTGACAAACCTACCCCAAAATGCGACaatagaaattgaagaaggaaGCAATGATCAGCTGAACTGCACAGCTTCAGGAGATCCAACGTTAACAGTCAAAATAGTTAATAATAACCAAGTGTTAAGCGAATCAAGTGTTAGCACATCAATTAGTGCTCCACTGCAGTCAGTCAAAGTTGGGCAAGACGATGGATCATACGCTTGCAATGCAAGTAATAATTTTAGAACAGAGATAAAATATCTCACCGTCATTGTTTACAGTAAGCCAACACCCCGATCTTTAGTTGTTAGAGAATAGACGTTCCTGTAGGAAAAGCAAGAGTCACGTTCTTTACTAAGGCAATCAAGTGCATAGAAAAGAATACTCCTTTGACACTTGAGTGCAATGCAGATGGCTATCCGACACCCAATGTTGTAATACTTGATCCAAAAGGAAATACACTGGTGACTAACATAACAATAGCAACGTACTCCTTCACTACCTCACTTGATGGCACATACACGTGTAGtgccaaaaataaatacaactCACAAAATAGAACGTTTGCTTTACGTGTTGCTCGTAAGTGCCCGGTACATGTACATGTATTTACAAATTGATcgtaaattatttttagggGAACCTGATGCACCTACGGCTGTACAAGTCAGCGAAGGTGCATCAGAAGCTAATGAACTGAAGTTCACGTGGACGGCTCCCATTCACTACTGTGACAATGACTTTCCTGTTACCAGTTATAGGTTAATGTGCAGAGGAGGCGGGTCAACATCAGTTAACGTGATTGTATCTGCACCATCTACAGAGCGAGTTGTACCAGAATCATCGTTTCAGTCAGCAGTTCACTACGGTTGCTCAGTCATTGTAGAAAATGCCATTGGAAATAGCAGTCAAAGCAATCCTTTCCTACTTATGGGTGATTATAGATAGTTAGATCAGTCTTTTTTCACCACGTTGTACATATAATATAGAACCCAGCGCATCTCCTGGACAACCAACCGTTCAAACGATGCCAAGATCTACGCTTGTTTCATGGACAGTGAGTTCTATAACTTTTAAACTATATTGTTTTGCAATGTGCGAATGTAGGCTATACCAAAAGAGGATTGGCACGGAATTATTCGAAATTACACTATTGACGTTTCGTGTATATCAGCTCACTGCCAAAGTGAACCTCcattgacttttttttctacgttCCTGCAACGAAGCATACCTGGACTGTCTCCCAACACGGAGTATAGAGTGGAAGTGAGGGGTCACAACGTGATTGGAGAAGGGCCAAAAAGTATGTCATCAAATTTTACGACATGGCCTGCGAGCTCTAGTGGAGGTACAtcataataattaattaattaattgacgtAACAAGACCCCAACGGTTTCTCTGTACTGTAGTCTCGATTGGCCTCTTTGCTGGATTGACTTCCACACttctattgattattttggctctttCTCTTGCTTTGGTCTACGTTGTGCGCAACGCTCAACACACGGCGTTAGTAATCCtatgtttttattttattaattagcTAATTAACATCTCTGCTGTAGGAAAATGCTACGCGCTTATTCAGGAAGTGAGAGCATTCAAATGAGCAAAAGTGCTCTGTATGACGAAGTAGtagtcaaagaaaagaagcaacaacttgaagaggagaaagtgACCCAAAGCCCGGCGTATGACTCTTTGAaagtcgttcgtcgaaaagaaacgtcatAAATGCACGAATCAAGTGTGTCTCCGCTGTAGCTGTTCCAGTTTATCCGGTTTCATTTTAGCGCTGCTGCAGCGGGTAAGTCTTGTTGTTGTTCCGgttttattatttactttCGGCTAAGTAATTTTGTGGGGAATTTGTACCTTTGTTGTATTTTGGCAGATATGATTTGTCAGATGTTTTA from Oscarella lobularis chromosome 1, ooOscLobu1.1, whole genome shotgun sequence includes these protein-coding regions:
- the LOC136195246 gene encoding cell adhesion molecule DSCAM-like, with product MFWSSFPSLVALVALALAKLGNCQPSVNVRLPSTSVLVEGEKYTSGFIVCFATSTPTLVLKLYRIDSQGNRQIVRDGDDGRFGVVDLSFVGSLIATLATTKVSDRGIYECVAQDNGMTDEKNFTIYVDVPPSESKISVTSTASKGIVTQGMPFSVNCSADRSISPVPVIDLTRQGSFIGNVTEHQFIYNVLSATNADEGNYTCLVTNRQGHATKSLPNLIDVQVPATVERFTSVKNPPQNRTIEIEEGTDVQLNCTASGDRTLTVKIVHDNQVLSESSDSTSIIANLLSVKIGRDDGSYACNASNNVQTEMKNLTVIVYRKARVTFFTNMTTCIEKETLATLECNADGDPAPDVTIFDLKGNYLATNTTKATYAFTASESLGGTYTCNAKNKYNSENRTFTLRVAREPDSPTGVQVGDGALGADELNFTWKTLVHDCTDFPVIRYRLLCRGGGSTPVNMIVSAPSTKQSVPESSFHSSIHYNCSVSAENTIGNSSQSNPFLLREPSGSPGRPTAVTKPRSVVVSWTAIPAGGRHGVIRNYTIDVSCVSAHCPVSQPPLSLSSTSLQRNIDGLFPNTEYRVQVSGHNVIGEGPQSPPFTFKTKPDKPSGPPQSFAIPRQLVYPTNFTVMWQKISLNQQNDAITSYTVYVECETASSNCSTTKSVDAPLLRVAITNLSPFTSYTVTVSGSNKEGEGPRSSSVRVTTAQGVPGPVQNLMATPFNARAVNVSWTEPSALNGELQRYDVTYSPSGTTIYAITPSIVIGNLMDEKYTFEVSVVTGGGTSQQRTAEQRPVFPPTVSGPEKTIPLEFNSKRAISCDFRSYPFKGVAKLMRSNEDLTSSADVSNRTEAPPHTQRLIYTVSEVGSYSCAFAGPADSATFEVTAPAEILNSTQSPVTLNGSSISIFVEARQYPDIPEISCADLTGEVSTLEYLDGANYRRATFTVSKARTVECSIVGTDKTVTIVIEGGSSAGETGPIFGLPGWYDYLVVGIIFLVLILLLFILLLLLIRWWRRGRMPSCCNFNSMTNLPQNATIEIEEGSNDQLNCTASGDPTLTVKIVNNNQVLSESSVSTSISAPLQSVKVGQDDGSYACNASNNFRTEIKYLTVIVYRKARVTFFTKAIKCIEKNTPLTLECNADGYPTPNVVILDPKGNTLVTNITIATYSFTTSLDGTYTCSAKNKYNSQNRTFALRVAREPDAPTAVQVSEGASEANELKFTWTAPIHYCDNDFPVTSYRLMCRGGGSTSVNVIVSAPSTERVVPESSFQSAVHYGCSVIVENAIGNSSQSNPFLLMEPSASPGQPTVQTMPRSTLVSWTAIPKEDWHGIIRNYTIDVSCISAHCQSEPPLTFFSTFLQRSIPGLSPNTEYRVEVRGHNVIGEGPKSMSSNFTTWPASSSGVSIGLFAGLTSTLLLIILALSLALVYVVRNAQHTAKMLRAYSGSESIQMSKSALYDEVVVKEKKQQLEEEKVTQSPAYDSLKVVRRKETS